A genomic stretch from Erwinia sp. E_sp_B01_1 includes:
- the yhcN gene encoding peroxide/acid stress response protein YhcN: MKTKLAIAVLSLASVLSFGASAAHLVTDQQVSSQNLQSMGTISVSGIDAAPTDIRQELSQKADKEGASSYRVIEAYTNGNYHATAELYK; this comes from the coding sequence ATGAAAACCAAATTAGCCATTGCCGTACTCAGCCTTGCTTCCGTCCTCTCCTTCGGTGCCAGCGCTGCACATCTCGTCACCGATCAGCAGGTTAGCAGTCAGAATCTGCAATCCATGGGCACCATCAGCGTCAGCGGTATTGATGCGGCACCAACGGATATCCGTCAGGAACTTTCGCAGAAAGCCGATAAAGAAGGCGCCAGCTCTTACCGTGTGATTGAGGCCTATACCAACGGCAACTACCACGCCACGGCAGAGTTGTATAAATAA
- the yhcN gene encoding peroxide/acid stress response protein YhcN translates to MNIKTTVATLSVLSALSFGAFAAESVNADQAQNLQAVGTISVSGVSGSPMSIRQQLSQKADAQGASAYRVVEARLDGNYHATAELYK, encoded by the coding sequence ATGAATATTAAAACTACTGTAGCTACCCTGAGCGTACTTTCCGCCCTCTCTTTTGGTGCTTTTGCAGCTGAATCTGTCAACGCGGATCAGGCGCAAAATCTGCAAGCAGTCGGCACCATCTCCGTGAGTGGCGTATCAGGCTCACCGATGAGCATTCGTCAGCAGCTGAGCCAGAAAGCCGATGCACAGGGCGCTTCTGCTTACCGTGTGGTGGAAGCCCGCCTTGATGGCAACTATCACGCTACAGCCGAGCTGTACAAATAA